The genomic stretch GCCAGCTGGTGTCAGGCGACAGCGAAAACTGGTCCGGAGGCGACACGAAAACTGGTCCACCCCGTGGAGCGAGCCAGGCAGGACGACAAGGGCAGCGCAGGGGCGCCATCTCTGGAGCCGATGGTTCTGGAGACAGCTGTGCAGACCCCTCAGGACGTGGAGGCGATGCGACGGCTATCGGCAGCAGGTTGGGGCCGGAGGCGGATTGCTAAAGAACTGGGCTGTTCACCGGAGACGGTGCGCAAGTACCTGCGGCAGGGTGGCTGGCAGCCCTACGGGAAGCCCTGCCGCAACACGGTTCTCGATGGCCAACGGGAGTGGCTGCGGCAGCGGTTTATGGCCCACCGCGGCAATGCCGATGTGGTGCGGCAGGAGCTGGCCAGTGAGAAGGGAATCGAGGTGAGCCTGCGGACAGTGGAGCGTGCCGTGGAGCCGTGGCGGCGGGAGCTGCGCAACGCGGCCCTGGCGACGGTGCGGTTTGAGACCCCGCCGGGCCGGCAACTGCAGGCAGACTTTGGCCAGTGCCTGGTGAGCATTGGCGGCGAGCGGGTGCGGGTGCACCTGGCGGTGCTCACCCTGGGGTACTCGCGCCGGCTGCTGGTGCGGGCATTCCGCAGCGAGAAGCAGGACCACTGGCTCCAGGCCCTGGAGGAGGGTTTCCGCCACTGGGGCGGGGTACCGCAGGAGGTGCTGGTGGATAACGCCCGTGCGCTGGTGAGCCAGCACGATCCCGAGCGCAACATCCTGGTTTTTGCCGAGCGGCTGGAGGAGTTCGCCCGTTACTGGGGGTTCAAGCCCCGTGCCTGTCGGCCGTACCGGGCCAGAACCAAAGGCAAGGACGAGCGTGGGGTGGCGTACGTCAAGAGGAACGCCATCGCTGGGCGGGAGTTCAGCAGCTGGGCGGAGTTTGAGGCCCATCTGGTGCGCTGGACCCGCGAGGTGGCCGACCTGCGGGTGCACGGCACCACCGGCGAGGCGCCGCTGGACCGGTTTGTGCGGGCAGAAGCCCAGGCGTTGCAGCCGCTGGAGGCCAAGCCGTCGTTCCTGGCGGAGCGGGAGCTGGTGCGGATCGTGCACAGCGACTGCTGCGTGGAGGTGGAGGCGAACTGGTACTCGGCGCCGCAGGCGCTGATCCGTCAGCGGGTGAGCGTGCTGGTGCGCGATCAACAGGTACTGATCCGCCACGGCGGCCGGATCGTCGCTGAGCACAGGCGCCAGCGGCCCGGTAGCCGCAGCCGCCAGGTGATCGACGGCCATTGGGAGGGCCTGCTGCCGCAACGGCAGCAGCGCGAGGCGGAGCGATCGCTGCGGGATGGCAACGCAAGACGTGATCAGGAGCAGCGCCCGGTCCGCAGCTCTGAACTGGCCCGGCCTCTGGCGGTTTATGCCGAGCTGATCGGGGAGGTGGCGGCATGAGTCCCACCAACCCACGCAACCGATCCACAGCGGCGATACCACCGGTACCGACCGAGGAGCTGGAGGCAATGCTCACCCGCCTACGGCTCCCAGCAATCCGCGACCGCCTCGATGCGCTGCTGGAGGAAGCGGCAAGGCGGGAGATGAACCTGCGCGAGGCCCTGGCCTGGCTGTGCGCGGCCGAGGTGGCACGCAAAGACCAGCTGCGGATGGAGATGGCGCTGCGGCTGGCGCGCTTCCCCTATGTGCGCACGCTGGAAGCGTTCGATTTCGAGGCCCAGCCGTCGATCGACCCGGCCCAGATCCGTGAGTTGGCCACCTGCCGCTGGGTGGCCAACGGCGACACCCTGCTGCTGCTCGGGCCGCCGGGTGTGGGCAAGACCCACCTGGCGGTGGCGCTGGGCCGGGAGGCGGTGCGTCTCGGTCACAGCGTCCAGTACGTCGGTGCCATGGAGCTGATCAGCGCCCTGGCCAAGGCCCAGGCGCAGCACGCCCTGGAGGGCCGGCTGACGCAGTACGCCAAAACCCGGCTGCTGATCATCGATGAGCTGGGCTACCTGCCGCTGGAGCCGAACGCTGCGTACCTGTTCTTCCAGCTGATCTCCCGCTGCTACCAGCGCGGCAGCGTGCTGATCACCTCCAACCGCCCCGTCATGGAATGGGGCGAGGTGTTTGGCGATCAGGTGGTCGCCACAGCGATCCTCGACCGGCTGCTGCACCACAGCCACGTGCTGACGATCCGGGGCGACAGCTACCGGCTCAGGGAGAAGCGGCGCAGCGGCCTGATCCGCCCGCAGGCGGGCGGTTCCTCCTCACCGGACAGCGCTGGCCTACGGCCACCACCGCCCGGTGAGAAGGCCTAAGGGGAACCCGGATCAAGCGGCACAGATGCCGCAGCCAACAACAACGACACGACACCCACCGATGAAACACCGATCCAAGGGCAGCCGTAAGGCCCCCATCAGCAAGCCATCAGGTGGACCAGTTTTCGTGTCGCCGGAGGACCAAAAGCGGATGTCGCTTGACAGCTGGGAAAGAAGCTGCCCTGCCGCAACCTGGGAATGGCCAGGCTGAGGTCGCCCACCTGGGTGGTGAGCAGCCGCTCCCGGTAGCCGTTGCGATGGGTGGAGCGCTGATCGGGGCAGCGCTCATGGAGTTGAGCGCCCGTGAGGGCAGAAACCTCGGCTTCCAGCAGGTCCTGGAAACCCCGGCGCACGATCTCTGGGATCAGGGCGCCAGCGGTGGTGCCCTCCATGAGCTGGCTCAGCTCGGAGGCGCCACTATGGGTGAGGGTCATGGTCTGTGTTCGGTTTGGTGGTAGTTCTCCGAACAGGGTCACAGACCGGCCCACCCATTGCCACAGCTGAAATCTGAGGGAGGTGAGCCGTCAGCCCCGGCTACGCCGGGGCTGATCCTCCTGAGTTACACCACTTGCTGGGACGCCGCTATCTCGATCAGTGTTTTCTGCGTTGCATCGATGGCTGGAGCGGTTTCACCCTCCTGCGTCAACTGATCCTGGAACGTCGGGACTGCTTCTGGCTGATGGGTTGCAACAGCTGGGCCTGGCAATTCCTTGACCATGTCAGCCAGATCAGCTCCTATGTCCCGACCGTCAGAACCTTGCCACCCCTCAGTGGGGCCGAGCTCAGGGACTGGCTTGCTCCTGTGGCCACGACTTTGGAGATCATCAAGCCCAATGAGTCCGCTCCAGTCCCTGCAGCAACCTGGGCCTCCGAGGCGGAAGGCGATGAGGTGGACCTTTGGAGCCAGCTGGCGGAGCTCTCGTCCGGCAGTCATCGGATCGCCTCCGAGATCTGGGTGGAAAGTCTGCGGGTGCACCCTGATGGCGAAGGCAAGCAGCTGCATCCGACCAGGTATGCCTTACCCGATTTCCCCAGCCTGATGGATGAGGACCGCTACATCCTGCACAGTCTCTTGATTCACGGAAGGATCAGGAGGGAGCATCTGGCCTTCGGATTGAGTTTGCCCTGCCACCGGCTTCAGCCCCGCATCCAATGGCTCCTCGGGGAGGAACTGATCCGTGAATCAGCTGAAGAACTGTCGGTGAGACCTTGGCATTACCCCAGTCTCGTGAAGGAGATGGCCAACAGCAATCTCTTCACAGGAGAGCTCTGAGTGATGACTCCGATCCAACATTTCCTCATCCACTGCCATCCGTTGCTGCTGGTGAGCGAAGCACTTCTGCCAGCCCGGAGTCGGAGTGAATCCAGCGCGCAGAGGATTCTTGCTGATGTCACGCTGAACAAGACCGTTGGTGCCATCGCCACAGTCCTGCTGGCGTACGGCGGGATTGTCCTGATTGAGAAACTGACCGGTTGGTTGTCCGAAAAGGTGGCACGCCGCTATCGGCTCCTGATCAAGCAATCTTTGCCGTTCCTGAAGGGGCTGATCCTGATCGTGACGGTGTCCCACCTTCTCGATCAATTTCTGAATCTCAACCAGAACAATCTTCTTGCCCTGACAGGGACTCTGGCTGTGGCACTGGGCTTCGCCTTCAAGGATTACGTGAGTTCGGTGATAGCTGGAGTTGTTTCCCTTTTCGAAGCGTCCTACCGAGTCGGCGACCGAGTCAGGATTGGCGAGCACTATGGCGAAGTTGTTGGTTACGGATTGCGGAGCCTTCAGCTTCTGACTCCTGATGATAATACGATCACGATTCCGCACAACCTTCTTTGGACTGATCCAATCTCCAATGCCAACAGTGGACATCTTGAAGCGCAGGTATCCACCGATGTCTATTTCGACCACTCGGTTGATATGGACCTGGTTGTCGACATTCTCTATCAGGCGGCCTACAGCAGTCAGTACACCCAGTTACGTTCTCCTGTTGTTGTAGTGATTACAGAACACCCCTGGGGTACACAGTTCAAGTTGAGGTCGTATCCCATTGATGCTCGTGATGAGTTCATCTACCGGACCGATCTGTTGAGGCGTGCAAAACGCGCTTTCGCCCATCACGACCTTGCCTATCCAAATCCCCAGCAAGTCCTGCTTCGGGCTTCAGAACCGTTGGAGAGGCTGACATGATGGCCGTGGCTCAGCCTGAGGTTGTCTGACGATTGAACAGGCACGTCTTGCAACGCGGCTTCGGGTGCGCTTGATGTCTGGACGGACCAGTCTGCTCCTTGGAAGGCTTCCATTCAATCTGTAGCAGCCAGTTCTGAGTTCATGTCGTAAGTCCAGAGAAGATCGAGGCGGCAGGATGTCCTGAATACCCTTCACTGACTGCACGATCAGCCCATCGCTGACCGTCTCTCCAGACATGTCGTTGCCATCCCCCGAGGGAACTGGAGTTCAGTGGAGTCCCTGCCTCAGGCTCAATCGTCTCAGGAATGCTGCAGATTCACGACCGATCCATCATCCTCCTGTGGATGCGGATCAGGACGTCAGCAGTATTTATCGTGGGTCAGCCAGCTGTGTGCTGTCTATAGCGTTGCGTCAGTCAATCATTAGACGCGATCAGCTGGCATCCTCGCTGGTTGAGGCATGTTGAAGTGTGCACCCATCGACCAGACTTCACTTGAAGCTGAAATCAGCCATTGGCTGACACCCGCACCACGATGGGCGCATGCAGCTGTACAGGTGGAGACGCGCTGAGTTTTATCATAAGGATCCAGTGGCTTCGCCAAGCCTCGACAATTCATACGACTTGTTACTTTAAATATCATGGCCTTGACGATTCCCTTAAAGCTGATGCGCATAGGAAGTCTTCTCCTGACAGCAGTGCTGCCTCTGGCAGCAGGCGTTGCTGATGCGGCCCCGAATGGCACCTGGCTGTCACAGCCGCAGATCTGGTACTACAGCTCTACTCAGGCGCTGACAGACCTCATGGCTCAGATCCGTTATGAGAACTACAAGATTGTATTCTTAGATTATAGAAAGGTGTCTGATGAAATGCAACAGGAGGTTGCCTATGAAGCGCGCAGGCAAGGGCTGTTCCCAGTGGTCTGGGTGCAGTCTCCACAGTATCGCTCAATGAGCATACGGGATCTGGTTCATGCAGCCCGTCACGGAGATGGCATCCAGGTGGATGATCATTTCTTTGCAAATTACAGCTTGACTGACTTTTACATGTTAAGACGACTGTACAATAAGCCTATATTCTGCAGCATTCAACCATTTCAGGTCGGCCGTGTTCCCGCGAATGGCTGTAATCAGCTTGATGTTCAATGTTATACACCACAAACGTTCCAAAGGTGCCTCAAGCTGGCAGATCAGCTGGGAGCCGTTGTCAGTCTTTCAACAATCAATACACTGGGTTTTCAGAAGTCTCTGGGAGGACGACGCTTTAATACTTTTCTCTGGCATGGCGAGTGATGTTGACCTGACACCCATCAGATCAGTGCCCCAGCCTCCATGGGAGCCGACGTTGCTCTATCGCTCTTCATGACTGGCGGACTTCAGGAAAACAATTTCTTGGTCGTGCCGAATGCAGTCGGCGTGAATGGATCATCATGATTCATTTCTCTTCTGCCAATACGATAATCTGAGCACAAAGACAATGGACTCATTCGTCACGAATTCATTCCTGAACAGGCTGACCTGCACGACGTCAAGCTGAGCTCATGCGACTGCAGAATGGATTACTCACAAGATGACCCTGGCCGAATGGATGCTGTCCTAGCCCGTTACCTGACCACAACTCATCAAATCGTTGAGGACTGAACTCAAGTCGAGTAAGGCCATCCAATTCAAGATGACGATCATGAAAGCACAAAGGGTTCGTTCAGGCTCTCAAGTGCAAGGATGCCTTCGTAGCGCTGGAGCAGGTTGCCGAGATGCTCACTGTCAAACTCGAACTGCATTTCTGAACGTAAGCGTTCAAACTGCAGAGCAATGTAGCGCCAACGCTTCTGTGCCAGAAGACCAGGGCCCACAGGCGGCAGAACCTTCCCCCATTCCATGGCAGCCCACTCGCGGTAGAGCTGGTCGATGTCCACCTGTCGGTCTGAGAACTCAGGATGATTCAGAGCCATCGCCAGGGAATTCTGTCCAAGGCTGATGGTCAGACACACCCTGCCGCGGTTGGACAGCTCCAGCATCTCAGGAAAATGCAGAAACGTACCTGCGATGTAGTCCTCCATGGTGAGCCTGATCAGCTCCCGGATGAATGCCTGTGCGGAAGGCTCAGCGCTTCGATACATCGCCAGGCCGATATCGAATGAGGTGGTGTAGTGCCTGGCTTCATCATGCAGGTGCCCCTGATTGATCTGATAGGCCAGAGGTTCATAATCAACGTCCTCGGGTGATTCCAGCAAGTAGGACTCGACCTGCTTCAGATCAACATTGGAAATGTATCGAAGGTAGCGCCCCTCCGAGTGGTGTAACTCAGGAGGTCCTGTGACCCTCTCCGGAGGGTGAACAGGAGCAGTCAGGGGATGACTGCTTGGAAGCTGATTGCGCAGCTCCATTGATCCATTATGAACCCTGATCGCTGAATTGGCAACTCAGCGATCGATGTGTTCTGTGTAGATCGAGGTAGAAGCTGGTGCGCTTCAGCTGATGGTTGCAGCCGGCTGGGCGTTCGGATCTGCATCGGTGAGCTCCAAGGGCTCTTCTGGCTCTGGGATCTTGGCCATGGTGGCCTCAGAGAAGAAGCGGCGACGCTCCAGCTGCCATTCCTCCTGCTGCTCCAGCAGCTGGCTGCCCACCAGGCGCACGATCGCTGGATCATTGGGGAAGATGCCGACCACGTTGGTGCGGCGTTTGATCTCCTTGTTGAGGCGCTCGAGCGGGTTGGTGCTCCAGACCTTGCGCCAGTGCTCCTGGGGGAAGTGCAGGAAGGCCAGCACGTCGTCCCGGGCGGCTTCCATCACGGGCACGGCGCCGGGGAACTGCTTGCGCAG from Synechococcus sp. CBW1107 encodes the following:
- the istB gene encoding IS21-like element helper ATPase IstB: MSPTNPRNRSTAAIPPVPTEELEAMLTRLRLPAIRDRLDALLEEAARREMNLREALAWLCAAEVARKDQLRMEMALRLARFPYVRTLEAFDFEAQPSIDPAQIRELATCRWVANGDTLLLLGPPGVGKTHLAVALGREAVRLGHSVQYVGAMELISALAKAQAQHALEGRLTQYAKTRLLIIDELGYLPLEPNAAYLFFQLISRCYQRGSVLITSNRPVMEWGEVFGDQVVATAILDRLLHHSHVLTIRGDSYRLREKRRSGLIRPQAGGSSSPDSAGLRPPPPGEKA
- a CDS encoding mechanosensitive ion channel family protein, with the translated sequence MTPIQHFLIHCHPLLLVSEALLPARSRSESSAQRILADVTLNKTVGAIATVLLAYGGIVLIEKLTGWLSEKVARRYRLLIKQSLPFLKGLILIVTVSHLLDQFLNLNQNNLLALTGTLAVALGFAFKDYVSSVIAGVVSLFEASYRVGDRVRIGEHYGEVVGYGLRSLQLLTPDDNTITIPHNLLWTDPISNANSGHLEAQVSTDVYFDHSVDMDLVVDILYQAAYSSQYTQLRSPVVVVITEHPWGTQFKLRSYPIDARDEFIYRTDLLRRAKRAFAHHDLAYPNPQQVLLRASEPLERLT
- the istA gene encoding IS21 family transposase — protein: MERARQDDKGSAGAPSLEPMVLETAVQTPQDVEAMRRLSAAGWGRRRIAKELGCSPETVRKYLRQGGWQPYGKPCRNTVLDGQREWLRQRFMAHRGNADVVRQELASEKGIEVSLRTVERAVEPWRRELRNAALATVRFETPPGRQLQADFGQCLVSIGGERVRVHLAVLTLGYSRRLLVRAFRSEKQDHWLQALEEGFRHWGGVPQEVLVDNARALVSQHDPERNILVFAERLEEFARYWGFKPRACRPYRARTKGKDERGVAYVKRNAIAGREFSSWAEFEAHLVRWTREVADLRVHGTTGEAPLDRFVRAEAQALQPLEAKPSFLAERELVRIVHSDCCVEVEANWYSAPQALIRQRVSVLVRDQQVLIRHGGRIVAEHRRQRPGSRSRQVIDGHWEGLLPQRQQREAERSLRDGNARRDQEQRPVRSSELARPLAVYAELIGEVAA
- a CDS encoding transposase yields the protein MTLTHSGASELSQLMEGTTAGALIPEIVRRGFQDLLEAEVSALTGAQLHERCPDQRSTHRNGYRERLLTTQVGDLSLAIPRLRQGSFFPSCQATSAFGPPATRKLVHLMAC